From Acidimicrobiales bacterium, one genomic window encodes:
- a CDS encoding alkaline phosphatase family protein — MSDDEPILPAYRRGCVTDLIPALLEPADEPGPQPIVGPEIVEASSVVVLVLDGLGWHQLRERASIAPTLASMAGGPVTTVAPSTTATALTSISTGTTPGQHGVVGYRIDVDGEVLNALRWTTPRGDARERIVPGDFQPEPAFLGQRPLVITMAGFEGTGFTMAHLAGVRHRGWHTLPGLPVNIRQAVAAGEPFVYAYYDGIDKTAHVHGFAEHYDAELAACDRMVEELMMSLPRGTAIVVTADHGIVDCLGHGVSLTHDVERHVERQSGEARFRWLHAEPGHHRDLLETASAVHGDVAWVRSVEQIIDDGWFGPEVTDAARRRLGDVAIVARGRHYFLDPADSPRVELVGRHGSLTADEMFVPMLTFAS, encoded by the coding sequence ATGAGCGATGACGAACCGATCCTGCCGGCCTACCGCCGGGGCTGCGTCACCGATCTGATCCCTGCGCTTCTCGAACCGGCCGACGAACCGGGGCCGCAGCCGATCGTCGGTCCCGAGATCGTCGAGGCGTCGTCGGTGGTGGTGCTCGTGCTCGACGGGCTGGGATGGCATCAGCTCCGGGAGCGGGCCTCGATCGCGCCGACGCTGGCATCGATGGCGGGCGGACCGGTCACCACGGTCGCCCCCTCGACCACGGCGACGGCGCTCACATCGATCTCGACGGGTACCACGCCCGGACAGCACGGCGTCGTCGGCTACCGAATCGACGTCGACGGAGAGGTGCTCAACGCGTTGCGCTGGACAACGCCGCGGGGCGATGCCCGGGAGCGGATCGTTCCCGGCGACTTCCAACCCGAACCGGCGTTCCTCGGTCAACGGCCGCTCGTGATCACGATGGCCGGTTTCGAGGGGACCGGCTTCACCATGGCCCACCTCGCCGGGGTGCGGCATAGGGGGTGGCACACACTCCCGGGGCTCCCGGTCAACATCCGCCAGGCCGTCGCGGCCGGTGAACCGTTCGTCTACGCCTACTACGACGGCATCGACAAGACCGCGCACGTGCACGGCTTCGCCGAGCACTACGACGCCGAGCTCGCGGCGTGCGACCGGATGGTCGAGGAGCTGATGATGTCGCTGCCTCGCGGCACGGCGATCGTGGTGACGGCCGACCACGGCATCGTCGACTGCCTCGGACACGGGGTGTCGCTCACCCACGACGTCGAGCGTCATGTCGAGCGCCAGAGCGGCGAGGCACGGTTCCGGTGGCTCCACGCCGAGCCCGGCCACCACCGTGATCTGCTCGAGACCGCGAGCGCCGTCCACGGTGATGTCGCCTGGGTGCGGTCCGTCGAGCAGATCATCGACGACGGTTGGTTCGGACCCGAGGTGACCGACGCGGCCCGCAGGCGGCTCGGCGACGTCGCGATCGTCGCCCGGGGCCGCCACTACTTCCTCGACCCGGCCGATTCGCCGCGTGTCGAATTGGTCGGGCGGCATGGTTCACTGACGGCGGACGAGATGTTCGTCCCGATGTTGACCTTCGCGAGCTGA
- a CDS encoding Rrf2 family transcriptional regulator: MRVSTRGDYAARALLSLALHTEAAPTSVREIAERTGLPQPYLEQILLALKGAGLVRSKRGVGGGYVLAREPGTIRLSEIVRAVDGPITAGDFGEPHTDGACDHEGQCVLLTIWGAAGTHMRTFLDSFTLADIAEMAGGRAPWPALEES, encoded by the coding sequence ATGCGTGTCTCGACCAGAGGTGACTATGCGGCCCGGGCGTTGTTGTCGCTCGCGCTCCACACCGAGGCTGCCCCCACCTCGGTCCGCGAGATCGCCGAACGAACCGGACTCCCTCAGCCCTACCTCGAACAGATCCTGCTCGCCCTCAAGGGCGCAGGCCTGGTGCGCTCGAAGCGAGGGGTCGGGGGCGGCTACGTCCTCGCCCGCGAGCCGGGGACGATCCGTCTCTCCGAGATCGTTCGAGCGGTCGACGGCCCGATCACGGCCGGCGACTTCGGCGAGCCCCACACCGACGGCGCCTGCGATCACGAGGGCCAGTGCGTGCTCCTGACGATCTGGGGCGCTGCGGGCACCCACATGCGTACCTTCCTCGACTCCTTCACGCTGGCCGACATCGCCGAAATGGCCGGCGGGCGGGCGCCGTGGCCGGCGCTCGAGGAGAGCTGA
- a CDS encoding RluA family pseudouridine synthase produces MSDHLEETIPAVLDGERVDRAVALVGDISRSVVARLIGEGAVRIDGVPVRSASSRVREGQLLEVDLPEPVDPRPLPDPSVEFSIRYEDDDVVVVDKPAGLVVHPGAGHAEATLVHGLVHRYPEIAEVGEAHRPGIVHRLDRGTSGLLVVARTAAAYDELVRQMSAHEPERIYSALVWGHLESDSGTIDAPIGRSPRHPTRMAVSDQGRRAVTHYRVDERFSVPRDTTLLTCRLETGRTHQIRVHLRAIGHPIVGDREYDGGRPGLDPGRPFLHAGALRFVHPATGESIAVETPLPPDLVECLGQCRS; encoded by the coding sequence ATGAGTGACCACCTAGAGGAGACGATCCCGGCCGTGCTCGATGGCGAGCGTGTCGACCGCGCGGTCGCGCTGGTGGGCGACATCAGTCGATCCGTCGTCGCCCGGCTGATCGGTGAGGGAGCGGTGCGCATCGACGGTGTGCCGGTCCGCAGTGCGTCGTCTCGGGTGCGTGAAGGTCAGCTACTCGAGGTCGATCTGCCCGAACCCGTCGATCCGCGGCCGCTACCCGACCCGAGCGTCGAGTTCTCGATCCGTTACGAGGACGACGACGTCGTGGTGGTCGACAAGCCGGCCGGACTCGTGGTCCATCCGGGTGCCGGTCACGCCGAGGCCACGCTGGTCCACGGTCTCGTCCATCGCTACCCCGAGATCGCAGAGGTCGGCGAGGCGCACCGACCGGGGATCGTGCATCGCCTCGACCGCGGGACTTCGGGCCTGCTGGTCGTCGCCCGCACCGCGGCGGCCTACGACGAGCTCGTGCGACAGATGTCGGCTCATGAGCCCGAACGCATCTACTCCGCCCTCGTCTGGGGTCATCTGGAGAGCGACAGCGGGACGATCGACGCCCCCATCGGGCGGTCGCCGCGTCATCCCACCCGGATGGCGGTGAGCGATCAGGGGCGCCGTGCCGTGACCCACTATCGCGTCGACGAACGGTTCTCCGTTCCTCGCGACACCACGCTGCTGACGTGCCGCCTCGAGACCGGTCGGACCCACCAGATCCGGGTGCACCTGCGTGCGATCGGCCATCCGATCGTGGGCGACCGCGAGTACGACGGTGGTCGGCCCGGTCTCGACCCGGGGCGACCGTTTCTGCACGCCGGCGCGTTGCGCTTCGTGCATCCGGCCACGGGCGAGTCGATCGCCGTGGAGACTCCCCTCCCTCCCGACCTCGTCGAGTGTCTCGGGCAGTGCCGCTCCTAG
- a CDS encoding DivIVA domain-containing protein, with amino-acid sequence MDELSPLFQEIEFHERYRGYDPDEVDAFVDRVARAAAVMRGRISELHERVEAAEARGGSATASDTEETLTRTLVLAQRTADAAIAEAREEADRLTADAATSAQAILSAAEAEAQLSLREAHAEATATVKDAVDRAGLILAEAETDRRVMVAEAEALASEAASAERERLAVEVAELHEYRAFLADDIEILERHLADERHQLTASLSALTDLLESPEAFRAARVPATSGVEIDTDLLDRLLANEEAAVDDVVADDLAVARDEIARDEIEPEEIEPEETAQEAAESAPVFEPAPVFEPEEQHHTIDLVAAEAGPEPTPDAGYDGWSADEADEVVPTEIRLDEPEPETDPGSPVEPDLGGRGEPAFAGMAESTFAEAPAPQRLVTAADLERSTASAGRFGFETSTVDRFHDDAGPATEAMPIVPEGSLFAEPEIDDDPFLAQLRDAVGSEPMPERDEEALSAFFDQEDDDAGRSWFGRRR; translated from the coding sequence ATGGACGAACTCTCACCCTTGTTCCAGGAGATCGAGTTCCACGAGCGCTACCGCGGCTACGACCCCGATGAGGTCGACGCGTTCGTGGACCGTGTCGCACGTGCTGCCGCGGTGATGCGCGGACGGATCAGCGAACTGCACGAGCGGGTCGAGGCGGCCGAGGCCCGTGGTGGTTCGGCAACCGCCTCCGACACGGAGGAAACGTTGACGCGCACGCTGGTGCTCGCCCAGCGCACGGCCGATGCCGCGATCGCGGAGGCGCGTGAAGAAGCCGATCGCCTGACCGCCGATGCCGCAACGAGCGCGCAGGCGATCCTGTCGGCCGCCGAGGCCGAGGCGCAACTGTCCTTGCGGGAGGCCCACGCCGAGGCGACGGCCACGGTCAAGGATGCCGTCGACCGGGCCGGGCTGATTCTCGCCGAGGCCGAGACCGACCGCCGCGTCATGGTGGCCGAGGCCGAAGCGTTGGCGAGCGAGGCCGCGTCGGCCGAGCGTGAGCGCCTCGCCGTCGAGGTGGCGGAGCTGCACGAGTACCGAGCGTTCCTGGCCGACGACATCGAGATCCTCGAGCGCCACCTGGCCGACGAGCGCCATCAGCTCACGGCGTCGCTGTCGGCGTTGACGGATCTGCTCGAGTCCCCGGAAGCGTTCCGTGCGGCGCGTGTCCCCGCGACGAGTGGCGTCGAGATCGACACCGATCTCCTCGATCGCCTGTTGGCGAACGAGGAGGCCGCGGTCGACGATGTCGTAGCCGACGATCTCGCGGTCGCACGAGACGAGATCGCACGAGACGAGATCGAGCCCGAGGAGATCGAGCCGGAAGAGACCGCCCAGGAAGCGGCCGAATCCGCGCCGGTCTTCGAGCCTGCGCCCGTGTTCGAGCCCGAGGAGCAGCACCACACCATCGATCTCGTGGCCGCCGAGGCCGGGCCCGAACCGACCCCCGACGCAGGGTACGACGGGTGGTCCGCCGACGAGGCCGACGAGGTGGTCCCCACCGAGATCCGTCTCGACGAACCCGAGCCCGAAACCGATCCCGGGTCGCCGGTCGAGCCCGACCTCGGGGGCCGCGGCGAACCGGCGTTCGCAGGAATGGCGGAGAGCACGTTCGCCGAAGCGCCTGCACCGCAGCGGCTGGTCACTGCGGCCGACCTCGAGCGCTCGACCGCGTCGGCCGGCCGATTCGGCTTCGAGACGTCGACGGTCGACCGTTTCCACGACGATGCCGGCCCGGCCACAGAGGCGATGCCGATCGTGCCGGAGGGCTCGCTGTTCGCCGAGCCGGAGATCGACGACGACCCCTTCCTCGCGCAGCTCCGTGACGCGGTGGGCAGCGAGCCGATGCCCGAACGCGACGAGGAAGCGCTGAGTGCGTTCTTCGACCAGGAGGACGACGACGCCGGTCGGTCCTGGTTCGGTCGCCGTCGCTGA
- a CDS encoding YggT family protein, whose amino-acid sequence MGIVCLAISIYMLVILVRIVLTWFPLDPNGAMATVAGFLFVITDPVLGPLRRALPPVRLGSVALDLSPIIVLIGLQILQGVVC is encoded by the coding sequence ATGGGAATCGTCTGTCTCGCGATCTCGATCTACATGTTGGTCATCCTGGTTCGGATCGTCCTCACCTGGTTCCCGCTGGACCCGAACGGCGCCATGGCGACCGTGGCCGGCTTCCTGTTCGTGATCACCGACCCCGTGCTCGGTCCGCTCCGCCGGGCGCTGCCACCGGTCCGGCTCGGTTCTGTTGCGCTCGACCTGTCGCCGATCATCGTCCTCATCGGCCTCCAGATCCTCCAGGGCGTGGTCTGCTGA
- the sepF gene encoding cell division protein SepF: MLKKALIYLGLGPDEEYEQYDEFAPAGAAGGAEVDRPTVRAVAEPTSRPPSSTVRPIPTNSQPSTVRVVPAGEPAPVRDRVSTAAPGSRSGGPSSIDGASAIRIVESAPTKPHAVTPTSFNEAQSIGDRFKVGQPVIVNLQGVERDLRRRLVDFASGLCYALGGKMDRVADQVYLLTPADVEVSSDDARRALD, from the coding sequence ATGTTGAAGAAGGCGTTGATCTATCTCGGGCTCGGTCCCGACGAGGAATACGAGCAGTACGACGAGTTCGCACCCGCCGGTGCCGCCGGCGGCGCTGAGGTCGACCGGCCCACGGTGCGCGCCGTCGCAGAGCCGACGAGTCGACCTCCCAGCTCGACCGTGCGGCCCATCCCGACGAACTCGCAGCCGTCGACGGTGCGTGTGGTTCCCGCAGGCGAGCCCGCACCGGTGCGCGATCGCGTGAGCACGGCGGCACCCGGCTCGCGCTCCGGCGGCCCGTCCAGCATCGACGGCGCGTCGGCGATTCGCATCGTGGAGAGCGCACCGACCAAGCCCCACGCGGTGACACCCACGAGCTTCAACGAGGCGCAGTCGATCGGCGATCGTTTCAAGGTCGGGCAACCCGTGATCGTCAACCTCCAGGGCGTCGAGCGCGACCTGCGTCGCCGGCTCGTCGACTTCGCCAGCGGGCTCTGCTACGCGCTCGGCGGCAAGATGGACCGCGTCGCCGATCAGGTGTATCTGTTGACGCCGGCCGATGTCGAGGTGTCGTCCGACGACGCCCGCCGCGCCCTCGACTGA
- a CDS encoding YggS family pyridoxal phosphate-dependent enzyme, producing MIGPEQVGERLAAVQDRLHAAGGDDVRVVAVTKAFGIDAVDAAVACGIRDIGESYAQEAVAKLGGRDVAATVHFIGGLQRNKVRKLAGIVDVWQSVDRPELADEIALRAPGAPVMLQVDISGEETKGGCSPDDVAALLEHARAAGLDVVGLMGIAPLGDPGDSRPGFRQLRSLVDRFGLRECSMGMTGDLEVAVEEGSTMIRVGTALFGPRPPRH from the coding sequence ATGATCGGGCCCGAACAGGTCGGGGAGCGCCTCGCCGCGGTGCAGGACCGACTCCACGCAGCCGGAGGCGACGACGTTCGGGTAGTGGCGGTCACGAAGGCATTCGGCATCGATGCCGTCGACGCTGCCGTGGCGTGCGGGATTCGTGACATCGGTGAGAGCTACGCCCAGGAGGCCGTCGCGAAGCTGGGGGGTCGAGACGTCGCCGCGACCGTGCACTTCATCGGCGGGCTGCAACGCAACAAGGTCCGCAAGCTCGCCGGAATCGTCGACGTGTGGCAGAGCGTCGACCGGCCCGAGCTCGCCGACGAGATCGCGTTGCGCGCGCCGGGCGCGCCGGTGATGTTGCAGGTCGACATCTCGGGCGAGGAGACCAAGGGCGGGTGTTCACCCGACGACGTTGCCGCCCTGCTCGAGCACGCACGAGCCGCCGGCCTCGACGTGGTCGGGCTCATGGGCATCGCCCCGTTGGGAGATCCGGGCGATTCCCGCCCCGGCTTTCGACAGCTCCGCTCCCTCGTCGACCGGTTCGGCCTCCGGGAGTGCTCGATGGGGATGACGGGTGATCTCGAGGTCGCAGTGGAGGAGGGGAGCACCATGATCCGGGTCGGAACGGCGCTGTTCGGCCCCCGTCCGCCGCGCCACTGA
- a CDS encoding polyphenol oxidase family protein — MLERLLPAGPCHQVRVRCSQRADGDFHVDLPADELAARRQAFAPGEWTWFRQVHGSTVVCVTEPGGGSGADADAGVTDVVGAVLAVQTADCVPVVMSADGAFAVVHAGWRGVVEGVIPAATAALRSRASGDITAFVGPHIRASRYAFGARDLDAVAAVAGEGVRSITHDGEPALDMTAAVRSVLAGERVGIVEMLDADTADSGWFSHRVRGDRERQVTVAWLETVAASEEGHP; from the coding sequence ATGCTCGAGCGGCTCCTCCCTGCGGGGCCGTGTCACCAGGTCAGGGTGCGCTGCAGTCAGCGGGCCGACGGCGACTTCCACGTCGATCTGCCCGCCGATGAGCTCGCCGCGCGTCGACAGGCGTTCGCGCCAGGGGAGTGGACGTGGTTTCGTCAGGTCCACGGCTCGACCGTGGTCTGTGTCACCGAGCCCGGCGGCGGTTCGGGCGCCGACGCCGACGCCGGTGTGACCGACGTCGTCGGTGCCGTGTTGGCGGTGCAGACGGCCGACTGTGTCCCCGTGGTGATGAGCGCCGATGGCGCGTTCGCCGTGGTGCATGCCGGCTGGCGTGGCGTCGTCGAGGGTGTGATTCCCGCCGCGACCGCTGCGTTGCGCTCGCGTGCGTCGGGCGACATCACCGCCTTCGTCGGACCCCACATCCGTGCTTCGCGCTACGCGTTCGGTGCGCGTGACCTCGATGCGGTGGCCGCGGTGGCTGGTGAGGGTGTGCGCTCGATCACCCACGACGGCGAACCCGCGCTCGACATGACGGCGGCCGTGCGATCGGTGCTCGCCGGTGAGAGGGTGGGGATCGTGGAGATGCTCGATGCCGACACCGCCGATTCCGGCTGGTTCTCCCACCGGGTGCGTGGCGACCGGGAACGCCAGGTGACGGTGGCATGGCTGGAGACGGTGGCAGCGTCGGAGGAGGGGCATCCATGA
- the ftsZ gene encoding cell division protein FtsZ: MSDPQNYLAVIKVIGVGGGGVNAVNRMIDAGLKGVEFIAANTDAQALLMSDADEKLDIGRDLTRGLGAGSDPEVGRQAAEEHIDEIREAIRGADMVFITAGKGGGTGTGAAPVIAEVAKSEGALTIGVVTRPFAFEGRRRSVQAEQGIQKLKEKVDTLIVIPNDRLLTVADNNTSVLNAFKMADEVLLQGVQGITTLITTPGLINTDFADVRTVMTDAGSALMGIGQGSGEGRSVAAARAAISSPLLEASIENARGILLNISGGPDLGLLEVNEAAEIIHAVAHQDANIIFGAVIDDEMGDDVRVTVIAAGFDRWDDSPRSASSGASARRSDPGEPTGEVPIADVFASDDDDDLDLGDDDFDVPSFLK; this comes from the coding sequence ATGTCTGATCCGCAGAACTACCTGGCCGTCATCAAGGTCATCGGCGTCGGCGGCGGCGGTGTCAACGCCGTCAACCGGATGATCGACGCCGGGCTCAAGGGCGTCGAGTTCATCGCTGCCAACACCGACGCGCAGGCCCTGCTGATGAGCGATGCCGACGAGAAGCTCGACATCGGCCGGGATCTCACCCGCGGCCTCGGTGCCGGCAGCGACCCCGAGGTGGGTCGCCAGGCCGCCGAGGAGCACATCGACGAGATCCGCGAGGCGATTCGCGGCGCCGACATGGTGTTCATCACCGCCGGCAAGGGTGGCGGCACGGGCACGGGCGCCGCCCCGGTCATCGCCGAGGTCGCCAAGTCCGAGGGTGCGCTCACCATCGGCGTGGTCACCCGCCCCTTCGCCTTCGAGGGTCGCCGCCGTTCGGTGCAGGCCGAGCAGGGCATCCAGAAGCTCAAGGAGAAGGTCGACACCCTGATCGTCATCCCGAACGATCGCCTCCTGACGGTGGCCGACAACAACACCTCGGTGCTCAACGCCTTCAAGATGGCCGACGAGGTCCTCCTCCAGGGCGTGCAGGGCATCACCACACTCATCACGACACCGGGCCTGATCAACACCGACTTCGCCGACGTCCGCACGGTCATGACCGATGCCGGCAGTGCGCTGATGGGCATCGGCCAGGGAAGTGGCGAAGGGCGTTCGGTGGCTGCCGCCCGCGCCGCCATCTCCAGCCCGTTGCTCGAGGCATCCATCGAGAACGCCCGCGGCATCCTGCTCAACATCAGCGGCGGTCCCGACCTCGGTCTCCTCGAGGTCAACGAGGCAGCCGAGATCATCCACGCCGTCGCCCACCAGGACGCCAACATCATCTTCGGGGCCGTGATCGACGACGAGATGGGCGACGACGTCCGGGTCACGGTCATCGCCGCCGGATTCGACCGTTGGGACGACAGCCCGCGATCGGCGTCGTCCGGTGCCAGCGCTCGGCGGTCAGACCCCGGTGAACCGACGGGCGAGGTCCCGATCGCCGACGTCTTCGCCAGCGATGACGACGACGATCTCGATCTCGGCGACGACGACTTCGACGTCCCGTCCTTCCTGAAGTAG
- a CDS encoding FtsQ-type POTRA domain-containing protein encodes MAIDPRIRARRVAVRRQEGRRRLRFLLGAVGLIALAVAAWGLTRTPLLDLDHVRYEGVADADAAEVAATTGLEPGTAMFDLDLGGVERDLMALPWVSSATASRDWPGTVRIVVVAREAVAVVGAGSGPAFLADVDGVLIRPASPDSGLPRVAVEPTAGLGGTQVDALPAIEVAIAVPDDLRPWVDAVTIDGGSGEPVHLGLDLIGSAEAVLGSGDFIDDKLAAVRAVLQRVELACLDVIDVAVADSPVTTRDEACEGGVDG; translated from the coding sequence ATGGCGATTGATCCCCGCATACGCGCCCGTCGGGTCGCCGTTCGTCGCCAGGAGGGTCGCCGTCGACTCCGATTCCTCCTCGGCGCGGTCGGTCTCATCGCGCTCGCGGTGGCCGCGTGGGGGCTGACCCGCACACCGCTGCTCGATCTCGACCACGTCCGCTACGAAGGTGTCGCCGACGCCGACGCGGCGGAAGTCGCGGCAACGACCGGACTCGAGCCGGGTACGGCGATGTTCGATCTCGATCTCGGCGGCGTCGAGCGTGACCTGATGGCACTGCCCTGGGTCTCGTCCGCGACGGCCAGCCGTGACTGGCCGGGCACCGTCCGGATCGTGGTCGTAGCCCGCGAAGCGGTCGCGGTGGTCGGCGCCGGGTCGGGTCCGGCGTTCCTGGCCGACGTCGACGGGGTCCTGATCCGGCCGGCGAGTCCCGATTCGGGATTGCCCAGGGTCGCGGTGGAGCCGACGGCCGGTCTCGGCGGCACACAGGTCGACGCGCTGCCCGCGATCGAGGTCGCGATCGCGGTGCCCGACGACCTGCGGCCGTGGGTCGACGCCGTCACGATCGACGGCGGGTCCGGCGAACCCGTCCATCTGGGTCTCGACCTGATCGGATCGGCCGAGGCCGTCCTCGGATCGGGCGACTTCATCGACGACAAGCTCGCCGCCGTGCGGGCCGTCCTGCAACGGGTCGAGCTCGCGTGTCTCGACGTGATCGACGTGGCGGTGGCCGACAGTCCGGTCACGACTCGCGACGAAGCGTGCGAGGGTGGCGTCGATGGGTGA
- the murB gene encoding UDP-N-acetylmuramate dehydrogenase — protein sequence MTTDLAATIAALRAGPLARRVQVDAPIGKLTTYRVGGKAAALVTVESRADAAVLAETIVDRDVAVVAIGRGSNLLVSDRGFDGIAVVLGSGLAGIEIDDEAAIVTCGAAAKLPVVARASVQAGLTGFEWAVGVPGSAGGAVRMNAGGHGAEMKDSVLDVDILDLRRAVFATRDNADLGFGYRTSAVGRDDLVLGMRLQLAAGDAAAGKLEMAEIVQWRRDNQPGGQNAGSVFTNPADDSAGRIIDDVGLKGLRVGTAEVSDKHANFIQADVDGRADDVFALMREIQRRVLDRTGVVLHAETHLVGFDDGD from the coding sequence ATGACGACGGACCTGGCGGCGACCATCGCTGCGCTGCGGGCGGGTCCGCTCGCGCGGCGTGTGCAGGTCGATGCGCCGATCGGCAAGTTGACGACCTACCGGGTCGGGGGCAAGGCCGCGGCGCTCGTCACCGTCGAGAGTCGTGCCGACGCGGCGGTTCTGGCCGAGACGATCGTCGACCGGGACGTCGCCGTCGTCGCGATCGGTCGGGGAAGCAACCTGCTCGTCAGCGACCGCGGATTCGACGGCATCGCCGTCGTCCTGGGGTCCGGTCTCGCCGGGATCGAGATCGACGACGAGGCCGCAATCGTGACCTGTGGCGCGGCGGCCAAGTTGCCGGTGGTTGCCCGTGCGAGCGTCCAGGCCGGCCTCACCGGCTTCGAGTGGGCGGTCGGGGTGCCCGGCTCGGCGGGTGGCGCAGTGCGCATGAACGCCGGCGGACACGGCGCCGAGATGAAGGATTCCGTACTCGATGTCGACATCCTCGACCTGCGCCGCGCGGTGTTCGCCACCCGGGACAACGCCGATCTGGGGTTCGGCTATCGGACGTCCGCCGTCGGCCGCGACGATCTCGTTCTCGGTATGCGCCTGCAGTTGGCCGCCGGCGACGCCGCGGCCGGGAAGCTCGAGATGGCCGAGATCGTGCAGTGGCGTCGCGACAATCAGCCGGGCGGGCAGAACGCAGGTTCGGTGTTCACCAACCCGGCCGACGACAGCGCCGGGCGGATCATCGACGACGTGGGCTTGAAGGGTCTGCGCGTCGGCACGGCCGAGGTCTCGGACAAGCACGCCAACTTCATCCAGGCCGATGTCGACGGTCGCGCCGACGACGTGTTCGCGCTGATGCGCGAGATCCAGCGCCGGGTTCTCGACCGCACCGGCGTGGTGCTGCACGCCGAGACGCATCTGGTCGGCTTCGACGATGGCGATTGA
- the murC gene encoding UDP-N-acetylmuramate--L-alanine ligase → MTPDLGAPRRIHLIGAGGAGMGAIASVLHRMGHSVTGSDLKDGPVADRLRADGIAIAIGHDAANIGDAELVAISTAIPDHNVEVVAALDRGLPVLRRSDILPAIAAERRTIAVAGTHGKTTTSSMLALVLVEAELRPSFVIGGDVNEIGSGAVWDDGEWFVIEADESDRTFLALGAEVAIVTNVEPDHLETYGNDPAVLRSAFEEFAGAAEIRVLCADDEGSAALARAVGGVTYGTSEEADYRMLDVARSRSSVAFTLAHDGEELGRITLPTPGLHNARNAAAAVVTGLLLGAPIDAAIRALGRFGGVARRFEFRGEADGVVFVDDYAHLPTEVAAAVQAARDGDWNRVVCVFQPHRYSRTAALWRDFADSFTAADQLVITDVYAAGETPRPGVSGKLLVDAVLDAHPWANVAYMPRLDDVQTWLAARLAPGDLCLTLGAGDLTAVPDAVIADRLAG, encoded by the coding sequence ATGACCCCCGACCTCGGTGCCCCGCGACGCATCCACCTCATCGGCGCAGGAGGTGCCGGCATGGGAGCGATCGCATCGGTGCTGCACCGGATGGGCCACTCCGTCACCGGATCCGACCTGAAGGACGGGCCGGTGGCCGACCGTCTCCGGGCCGACGGCATCGCGATCGCCATCGGTCATGACGCCGCCAACATCGGTGATGCCGAGCTGGTCGCCATCAGCACCGCGATCCCGGATCACAACGTCGAGGTGGTCGCCGCGCTCGACCGGGGGCTACCGGTGCTGCGTCGCAGCGACATCCTTCCGGCGATCGCCGCGGAACGCCGAACGATCGCGGTGGCCGGCACCCACGGGAAGACGACCACCAGCTCGATGCTCGCGCTCGTGTTGGTCGAGGCCGAGCTGCGACCGTCGTTCGTCATCGGCGGCGACGTCAACGAGATCGGGTCCGGTGCAGTCTGGGACGACGGCGAGTGGTTCGTCATCGAGGCCGACGAGTCCGACCGGACGTTCCTCGCGCTCGGGGCCGAGGTCGCGATCGTCACCAACGTCGAACCCGACCACCTCGAGACCTACGGCAACGACCCGGCGGTGCTGCGGAGCGCCTTCGAGGAGTTCGCCGGCGCGGCCGAGATCCGAGTCCTCTGCGCCGACGACGAGGGATCGGCCGCCCTCGCTCGTGCGGTCGGCGGGGTCACCTACGGAACCAGCGAGGAGGCCGACTATCGGATGCTCGACGTGGCGCGAAGTCGATCGTCGGTGGCCTTCACGCTCGCCCACGACGGCGAGGAACTCGGACGGATCACGCTGCCCACGCCGGGTCTCCACAACGCCCGCAACGCCGCGGCGGCCGTCGTCACCGGACTCTTGCTGGGCGCGCCGATCGACGCCGCGATCCGGGCGTTGGGTCGCTTCGGTGGGGTTGCCCGTCGCTTCGAGTTCCGCGGTGAGGCCGACGGCGTCGTCTTCGTCGACGACTACGCACACCTCCCGACCGAGGTCGCCGCCGCCGTGCAGGCGGCCCGCGACGGCGACTGGAACCGGGTGGTCTGCGTGTTCCAGCCGCACCGCTACAGCCGGACGGCGGCGCTCTGGCGGGACTTCGCCGACTCGTTCACCGCAGCGGACCAGCTGGTCATCACCGACGTCTACGCCGCCGGCGAGACCCCGCGCCCGGGCGTGAGCGGCAAGCTGCTCGTCGACGCCGTGCTCGATGCCCATCCGTGGGCCAATGTCGCCTACATGCCCCGCCTCGACGACGTGCAGACCTGGCTCGCGGCGCGGCTCGCGCCCGGCGATCTCTGCCTCACCCTCGGCGCCGGCGATCTCACGGCGGTTCCCGACGCCGTGATCGCCGACCGGCTCGCCGGATGA